One window from the genome of bacterium encodes:
- the tsaE gene encoding tRNA (adenosine(37)-N6)-threonylcarbamoyltransferase complex ATPase subunit type 1 TsaE has translation MEKLLATLEDLEREAWELGAKLRPLADRATLVTLSGELGAGKTAFTKALAKALGVEESVTSPTFVLEKIYEPGNQVFKRLVHIDAYRLEGGAELGPLGFDAVMRDSGNLVVLEWPEKVADALPPATVSIRLEALQSGARKLTYG, from the coding sequence ATGGAGAAGCTTCTCGCGACCCTCGAAGACCTTGAACGGGAAGCCTGGGAACTCGGGGCGAAACTCCGGCCGCTTGCGGATAGGGCGACCCTCGTCACGCTCTCGGGAGAGCTCGGGGCGGGGAAGACCGCCTTCACGAAAGCGCTCGCCAAAGCGCTCGGAGTCGAGGAATCGGTTACGAGCCCCACGTTCGTGCTTGAAAAAATATACGAACCCGGGAACCAGGTGTTCAAGCGCCTGGTGCATATCGATGCGTACCGTCTTGAAGGCGGCGCAGAGCTCGGTCCTCTCGGGTTCGACGCGGTTATGCGGGACTCCGGTAACCTTGTCGTGCTTGAGTGGCCGGAAAAGGTCGCGGACGCGCTGCCTCCCGCGACGGTCTCGATACGGCTCGAAGCGCTTCAGAGCGGCGCACGCAAACTGACGTATGGCTAA
- a CDS encoding type II toxin-antitoxin system HicB family antitoxin, whose translation MKHIIQYRIFKGDTHYVAEGLDLPVVTQGETLDELAKNIQEATELCLEGEDPADFGLSPASPVLVNFELPRALAHA comes from the coding sequence ATGAAACACATTATCCAGTACCGGATTTTCAAAGGCGACACGCACTACGTCGCCGAGGGTTTGGACTTGCCGGTGGTGACCCAGGGCGAGACGCTCGACGAACTCGCAAAAAATATCCAAGAAGCCACGGAACTCTGCCTCGAAGGAGAAGACCCCGCGGACTTCGGCCTTTCTCCGGCTTCTCCCGTGCTGGTAAACTTCGAGCTTCCGCGCGCTCTGGCGCATGCCTAA
- the murE gene encoding UDP-N-acetylmuramyl-tripeptide synthetase — MKNFLSSLLPRSAYRELVKPYHYAFALGSALWYGFPARKLVVIGVTGTKGKSSVTEMLAAILTEAGYKTALAGTIRFAWGDESRPNLHKMTMLGRGFLQKFLSKAVEKGCTHAVLEMTSEGTILYRHLFLELDALVFTNLQKEHIESHGSFANYFRAKLRIAEALAASKKRPRAIVANADSTGADAFLATPVEDRIPFSLKDAKDIELGDGSVAFTYRNIRFSLPHPGHFSVLNALAATKAAGFLGVPVEISAKALAALARIPGRAERIEKGQDFTVVVDYAHTPDSLKALYAAYPGRKICVLGNTGGGRDGWKRPEMGRIADESCDAVFLTDEDPYDEDPETIVRAMAEGMKREPSIIMDRRKAIRAALAAARPGDAVLITGKGTDPFIMGRNGMKTPWSDSRVAGEELEKLLAEAGA; from the coding sequence ATGAAGAATTTTCTCTCCTCGCTTCTCCCCCGCTCCGCGTACCGGGAACTCGTAAAGCCCTACCACTACGCCTTCGCGCTCGGAAGCGCACTCTGGTACGGATTCCCCGCGAGAAAACTCGTCGTTATCGGAGTCACCGGCACCAAGGGAAAATCCTCGGTCACGGAAATGCTCGCGGCCATCCTCACCGAGGCCGGGTATAAGACGGCGCTCGCCGGGACCATCCGTTTCGCGTGGGGAGACGAGTCGCGGCCGAACCTTCATAAGATGACAATGCTCGGCCGCGGCTTTCTCCAGAAGTTCCTTTCGAAGGCCGTTGAGAAAGGCTGTACGCATGCGGTGCTTGAGATGACGTCCGAAGGCACGATCTTGTACCGCCATCTTTTCCTCGAACTCGACGCGCTCGTATTCACGAACCTCCAGAAGGAGCACATCGAGTCGCACGGCTCGTTCGCGAATTATTTCCGCGCGAAGCTCCGGATCGCGGAAGCGCTTGCCGCCTCGAAAAAGCGGCCGCGCGCGATCGTGGCGAACGCCGACTCGACCGGAGCGGACGCGTTCCTTGCGACTCCGGTCGAGGACCGGATTCCCTTTTCCCTCAAGGACGCGAAGGATATCGAACTTGGCGACGGGAGTGTCGCGTTCACCTATCGGAATATCCGGTTCTCGCTTCCGCATCCCGGACACTTCAGCGTACTGAACGCGCTTGCCGCTACGAAGGCCGCGGGGTTCCTTGGCGTACCGGTCGAAATTTCCGCAAAGGCGCTTGCCGCGCTCGCGCGCATACCGGGCCGGGCCGAGCGGATAGAAAAAGGGCAGGATTTTACGGTCGTCGTCGACTACGCGCATACGCCGGATTCGCTTAAGGCCCTCTATGCGGCATACCCGGGACGCAAGATTTGCGTTCTCGGAAACACCGGCGGCGGGCGCGACGGCTGGAAGCGCCCCGAGATGGGCAGGATCGCGGACGAGTCGTGCGATGCGGTATTCCTCACCGACGAGGACCCGTACGACGAGGACCCGGAGACAATCGTGCGCGCGATGGCGGAAGGCATGAAACGCGAGCCTTCGATCATCATGGATCGCCGGAAAGCCATACGGGCAGCGCTTGCGGCCGCGCGCCCTGGAGACGCCGTTCTTATAACCGGAAAAGGCACCGATCCTTTCATCATGGGCCGAAACGGTATGAAGACTCCCTGGAGCGATTCGCGGGTCGCGGGCGAAGAGCTTGAGAAACTCCTTGCCGAAGCCGGAGCCTGA
- a CDS encoding type II toxin-antitoxin system HicA family toxin: MPKTKTLSGQEVVRIFGGFGFSTADQRGSHIKLRRIAKDGTRETLTVPNHRELDRGTVVSLFKQGTRYISESELKPHFYTP, encoded by the coding sequence ATGCCTAAGACAAAAACCTTAAGCGGGCAGGAAGTCGTGCGAATCTTCGGGGGCTTCGGGTTTTCCACAGCGGACCAGCGAGGAAGTCATATCAAGCTGCGTCGTATTGCCAAGGACGGCACCCGCGAGACCCTCACCGTTCCCAACCACAGGGAGCTTGATCGCGGCACGGTCGTATCGCTTTTCAAGCAAGGAACACGGTATATTTCGGAGTCCGAACTCAAGCCGCATTTCTATACGCCTTAA
- a CDS encoding acylphosphatase, with the protein MNERFEAIVSGRVQMVMYRDFVARFARRIGVTGEVKNLTDGTVRVIAEGPPDALAGLLARVRRGSFLSDVRDIQVSKTAPSGQYDSFEIAYD; encoded by the coding sequence ATGAACGAACGTTTCGAAGCAATCGTCTCCGGCCGCGTGCAGATGGTGATGTATCGCGACTTCGTCGCGCGCTTCGCCCGCCGCATCGGCGTTACGGGAGAGGTTAAGAACCTCACGGACGGTACGGTGCGCGTTATCGCGGAGGGCCCGCCGGACGCTCTTGCGGGGCTTCTCGCGCGCGTGCGGCGCGGGTCGTTCCTTTCCGACGTGCGCGACATACAGGTTTCGAAGACCGCGCCGTCGGGGCAGTATGATTCCTTCGAGATTGCGTATGATTGA
- a CDS encoding RluA family pseudouridine synthase, producing MEFPVLYEDSDLVAITKPAGIMTHGDGRTAEETVADWFAKRYPESAGVGETQRLPDGTELARPGIVHRLDTDTSGVLLLAKTQEAHAFLKKAFQDREIKKTYLAFVYGVPKEKKGIIDFAIGRSRKDFRLRSAQPKAKGIMREALTRYEVLAEAEGHSLLKVNPETGRTHQIRVHLKAIHHPVVCDPLYAPNHPCDLGTSRLALHAYSLDFPLPSGSRKEVVAPIPKDLKPAFAAFPSAGPF from the coding sequence ATGGAATTCCCGGTCCTCTACGAAGACAGCGACCTCGTCGCGATAACAAAGCCCGCGGGCATAATGACGCATGGCGACGGAAGAACCGCCGAGGAAACAGTCGCGGACTGGTTCGCGAAGCGGTATCCGGAATCGGCCGGGGTGGGGGAGACGCAGCGGCTGCCGGACGGTACGGAGCTCGCGCGCCCCGGCATCGTGCACCGGCTCGATACCGATACCTCCGGAGTGCTGCTTCTCGCAAAAACGCAAGAGGCGCACGCGTTTCTTAAGAAGGCATTCCAGGACCGGGAGATCAAAAAGACCTATCTCGCCTTCGTCTATGGCGTGCCTAAAGAAAAGAAGGGGATCATCGATTTTGCCATCGGCCGCTCAAGGAAGGACTTTCGGCTCCGCTCCGCGCAGCCGAAAGCGAAAGGCATCATGCGCGAAGCGCTCACCCGCTACGAAGTGCTTGCGGAAGCCGAAGGGCACTCGCTTCTTAAGGTGAACCCCGAGACCGGACGTACTCACCAGATACGCGTGCATTTGAAGGCCATCCACCATCCCGTCGTCTGCGACCCCCTCTACGCGCCAAATCACCCCTGCGATCTTGGCACCTCGCGCCTTGCCCTCCATGCCTATAGCCTCGACTTTCCGCTCCCTTCCGGCAGCCGTAAGGAGGTCGTCGCGCCGATTCCTAAGGACTTAAAGCCGGCCTTTGCTGCGTTTCCCTCGGCCGGGCCGTTTTAA
- a CDS encoding DUF5652 family protein gives MYPAYHTFGAMPFFHSLAFLFLLPVFAVLAAWVVIIKGFALWHAARNSQKLWFVELLVVNTLGILEVLYLVFWRKDKNASAAVPSSAEKAE, from the coding sequence ATGTATCCCGCATACCACACCTTCGGCGCCATGCCCTTCTTCCACAGCCTCGCATTCCTCTTCCTGCTTCCGGTATTCGCCGTACTTGCGGCCTGGGTCGTCATTATAAAAGGCTTCGCGCTCTGGCATGCCGCCCGAAACAGTCAGAAGCTGTGGTTCGTGGAGCTTCTCGTCGTTAACACCCTCGGTATTCTCGAGGTGCTGTATCTCGTTTTCTGGCGAAAGGATAAGAACGCTTCCGCTGCTGTACCCTCATCAGCGGAGAAAGCAGAATAA
- a CDS encoding type II toxin-antitoxin system HicB family antitoxin, producing the protein MKNILQFQVSESDGGYVAEGVSVPIVTQGDTLDELMANIREAVGLFLEGEDLSELGFAATPSVLVNFELPALAHA; encoded by the coding sequence ATGAAAAACATCCTGCAATTTCAGGTGTCCGAGAGCGATGGGGGCTACGTCGCCGAAGGCGTGTCCGTGCCTATTGTTACTCAAGGTGACACCCTTGACGAGCTTATGGCCAATATCCGCGAAGCAGTCGGCCTGTTCTTGGAGGGTGAGGACCTTTCCGAGCTCGGCTTTGCCGCTACTCCTTCGGTGCTCGTGAATTTCGAGCTTCCGGCGCTCGCGCATGCCTAA
- the uppS gene encoding polyprenyl diphosphate synthase: protein MIEQAGPKSIGIIMDGNRRWAKAKGLSSARGHQAGEEVLLRLLDDYRPLRDAWGAAHYIFYTFSTENRNRAEAEVADLLGLFEHAFSKIEERLPQLLSDGVRMRFLGERGRFSGKLQEMMNELEAKTAGGAEGTIALAVSYGGRPDILQAANGLMAGGAKEITEVALTDALWTRGIPEPDLIIRTGGEKRLSNFLLWESAYAELAFTDTLWPDFSRKELERIFADFASRERRHGR from the coding sequence ATGATTGAGCAGGCGGGACCGAAGTCGATCGGCATCATCATGGATGGCAATCGCCGGTGGGCGAAAGCGAAAGGGTTGTCGAGCGCCCGCGGCCACCAAGCCGGCGAAGAGGTGCTCCTTCGCCTTCTTGACGACTACCGCCCGCTTCGCGACGCGTGGGGCGCTGCGCACTACATTTTCTATACGTTCTCGACCGAGAACCGGAACCGCGCGGAGGCCGAAGTCGCGGACCTACTCGGACTTTTCGAGCATGCATTCTCGAAGATCGAAGAGCGCCTTCCGCAGCTCCTTTCAGACGGGGTACGAATGCGCTTTCTTGGCGAACGCGGCCGGTTCTCCGGAAAGCTCCAGGAAATGATGAACGAGCTTGAAGCCAAGACGGCGGGAGGTGCGGAGGGTACGATCGCGCTTGCGGTTTCCTACGGAGGCCGCCCCGACATCCTCCAGGCGGCGAATGGCCTTATGGCGGGAGGCGCCAAGGAGATCACCGAAGTCGCCCTTACAGATGCGCTCTGGACGCGGGGCATTCCCGAGCCCGACCTTATCATCCGGACCGGGGGAGAGAAGCGGCTTTCCAATTTCCTCCTTTGGGAGTCGGCGTATGCCGAGCTCGCCTTCACCGACACGCTCTGGCCCGACTTCTCGCGCAAGGAGCTCGAGCGGATTTTTGCGGACTTTGCTTCCCGCGAGCGCAGGCACGGGCGCTAG
- a CDS encoding AAA family ATPase, with the protein MKQQKEILGKKERGVQDTFISSLRISKRKTKKPVMVALVGLVGSGKSSVAREFARHIGGTVVEADAIRVALRKQKESYRRVRVIGENAALEVVGRGGNAILDSDFLDMEKRANFIKNAKDVDARLVFVRTYADIDTMLGRMILAQHSGSPNDFFGGASSSWKGSDRPKGAIVKIREMWRRTPLHYAWKNEGGGTWTRRKLSFPVFAEIDTTDERAWKEAVVKHAKQLLKR; encoded by the coding sequence ATGAAACAACAAAAAGAAATCCTGGGTAAAAAGGAACGCGGGGTGCAGGACACGTTTATCTCGTCGCTTCGGATTTCCAAACGTAAAACGAAAAAGCCAGTCATGGTGGCGCTTGTCGGCCTTGTCGGCTCGGGCAAGAGTTCGGTCGCCCGCGAATTCGCGCGGCATATCGGCGGCACCGTCGTCGAAGCCGACGCGATACGCGTGGCGCTCCGCAAGCAAAAGGAATCGTACCGGCGCGTGCGCGTAATCGGCGAAAACGCGGCGCTCGAAGTCGTGGGCCGGGGAGGGAATGCGATACTCGACTCCGACTTTTTGGATATGGAGAAGCGCGCGAACTTTATTAAGAACGCAAAAGATGTTGACGCGCGCCTTGTATTTGTTCGTACGTATGCAGACATCGATACGATGCTTGGCCGCATGATTCTTGCGCAGCATAGCGGCAGTCCGAACGACTTTTTCGGAGGCGCTTCCTCTTCCTGGAAGGGAAGCGACCGGCCGAAAGGAGCGATAGTGAAAATACGCGAGATGTGGCGGCGTACGCCGCTCCACTACGCGTGGAAAAACGAGGGAGGCGGGACTTGGACCCGAAGGAAGCTGTCATTTCCGGTCTTTGCTGAAATCGATACCACCGATGAGCGCGCGTGGAAAGAAGCTGTAGTCAAACACGCGAAGCAACTGCTTAAAAGATAG
- the ruvX gene encoding Holliday junction resolvase RuvX, with protein MRYLGIDYGTKKIGLALSDENGSMGFPHSILPNTPRLVGDLLALAAKEGVGAIVIGDSKDYHGRDNAVAVGARALGEVLSERAGLPVFYEWEGLTSAEARRAPEKMQKSRAPSAHPDIDSSAAALILTSYLSKEKHA; from the coding sequence ATGCGCTATCTCGGCATCGATTACGGTACGAAGAAAATCGGACTCGCTCTCTCTGACGAGAACGGCTCGATGGGATTCCCGCATTCCATACTCCCGAACACGCCAAGGCTTGTCGGCGACCTGCTCGCGCTTGCCGCAAAAGAAGGCGTCGGCGCGATCGTGATCGGCGACTCCAAGGATTACCACGGCAGGGATAACGCCGTGGCGGTCGGCGCCCGCGCGCTTGGCGAAGTGCTTTCCGAACGCGCGGGCCTCCCGGTATTCTATGAGTGGGAAGGGCTTACGAGCGCCGAGGCGCGCCGGGCCCCGGAGAAAATGCAAAAGTCCCGCGCGCCTTCGGCGCATCCCGACATCGATTCTTCCGCCGCCGCCCTCATCCTTACCAGTTACCTTTCTAAAGAGAAGCACGCATGA
- the ruvA gene encoding Holliday junction branch migration protein RuvA, which yields MIRQIRGTVLSIEQEGVVVEVGGGFGVFVRTASPEVFSTGAEAALSTHLAVKQDGLELYGFPDPADLAFFELLLQVSGVGPKTALSILKRAPREALENAIAKRDIPYLTRVVGLGKKAAEKLAVELSEKMKRGAGEAGADAEVFDMLVALGYTEREARKALTGVPAEVLGTDARFKAALASNTR from the coding sequence ATGATTCGCCAGATACGCGGCACGGTGCTCTCGATCGAGCAGGAAGGGGTGGTGGTCGAGGTGGGAGGGGGGTTCGGCGTGTTCGTCCGCACCGCTTCGCCCGAAGTTTTCTCGACTGGCGCCGAAGCGGCGCTTTCAACCCACCTTGCCGTGAAGCAGGACGGGCTCGAACTCTACGGATTCCCCGATCCGGCCGACCTCGCGTTCTTCGAGCTTCTCCTGCAGGTCTCGGGAGTCGGCCCGAAAACCGCGCTTTCGATCCTGAAGCGCGCGCCGAGAGAAGCGCTTGAAAACGCGATCGCCAAGCGCGATATTCCGTATCTCACGAGAGTCGTCGGTCTCGGGAAAAAGGCGGCGGAAAAGCTTGCCGTGGAGCTATCAGAGAAAATGAAAAGGGGGGCGGGCGAAGCGGGGGCGGACGCCGAAGTGTTCGACATGCTGGTGGCACTCGGCTACACCGAGCGAGAAGCCCGCAAAGCGCTTACGGGAGTCCCCGCGGAAGTGCTCGGTACCGACGCCCGCTTCAAAGCGGCGCTCGCCTCTAATACCCGCTAG
- a CDS encoding type II toxin-antitoxin system HicA family toxin translates to MPKPRRLSGQEVVKILAQFGFEIERQRGSHITLVRERNGHRQALLIPDHKELKTGAVVGIFRQASHYISEDDLRTHFYAG, encoded by the coding sequence ATGCCTAAGCCGAGGCGTCTCTCGGGACAGGAAGTAGTCAAGATACTCGCGCAGTTTGGGTTCGAGATAGAGCGTCAACGCGGGAGCCACATAACGCTTGTACGCGAACGAAACGGGCACCGGCAAGCGCTCCTCATCCCGGATCACAAGGAGCTCAAGACGGGAGCGGTGGTCGGAATCTTCCGACAGGCATCGCACTACATTTCAGAGGACGACTTGCGGACTCACTTCTATGCCGGATAG
- a CDS encoding DNA-3-methyladenine glycosylase — MKWQDAILHQKFHDRNPAEVAKELIGKLLVRRIDGEYLVGMISETEAYLPSGDAAAHNFKGQTKRNASLYKEGGHAYVHSMRQYCLLDAVTQGRDVPGSVLIRAIEPIEGVQGLVNGPGKVCREFKIAKTLDGVDMTNPESELFIAEDEKDVLHKINISSRVGISKAKDMPLRFYVSAVSAKSLGTKK; from the coding sequence GTGAAATGGCAAGATGCGATTCTGCATCAAAAATTTCATGACCGTAACCCCGCTGAAGTTGCCAAAGAGCTCATCGGTAAGCTTTTGGTGAGAAGAATCGATGGAGAATATCTCGTCGGAATGATTTCTGAAACCGAAGCCTATCTCCCATCAGGTGATGCCGCCGCTCATAATTTCAAAGGCCAGACAAAGCGCAATGCAAGTCTATACAAGGAAGGTGGGCACGCCTACGTCCACAGCATGAGACAGTATTGCCTTCTCGATGCGGTGACGCAGGGTCGAGACGTGCCCGGTTCCGTACTTATCCGCGCCATAGAACCGATTGAGGGCGTTCAAGGGCTTGTGAATGGTCCTGGAAAGGTATGTCGCGAATTCAAGATAGCGAAAACTCTGGATGGAGTCGATATGACGAATCCAGAAAGCGAATTATTCATAGCTGAAGACGAAAAGGACGTTCTTCATAAAATCAATATCTCTTCGAGAGTCGGCATCTCGAAAGCAAAAGATATGCCGTTGAGGTTTTATGTCTCCGCGGTCTCTGCTAAGAGTTTGGGTACGAAGAAGTAA
- the rpsT gene encoding 30S ribosomal protein S20, whose product MAITKSAKKAQRVSKKRHLFNVRRKRALGDATKEVKKLIAAGKAVDAEKLLAKAQEAIDKAAKSGVIKANAASRKKSRLVKAIRRIGK is encoded by the coding sequence ATGGCAATCACCAAATCGGCGAAGAAAGCGCAGCGCGTTTCCAAAAAGCGGCATCTGTTCAACGTGCGCCGCAAGCGCGCGCTTGGCGACGCGACCAAGGAAGTGAAGAAGCTCATCGCCGCGGGCAAGGCAGTCGACGCGGAAAAACTCCTCGCAAAGGCGCAGGAGGCGATCGACAAGGCGGCCAAGAGCGGCGTCATCAAGGCCAATGCCGCATCCCGCAAGAAGAGCCGTCTCGTGAAGGCGATCCGGAGGATAGGGAAGTAA
- a CDS encoding DNA polymerase, with product MANAKQPGSGKKRLVLLDAHAIIHRAYHALPEFTGPSGEPTGALYGVVTMLLKIVADLKPDYIAACYDLPKPTHRHEAYEQYKGKRAEIDQNLILQLQRSRDLFKAFDIPIYEKEGFEADDLLGTISHLLKKNNDVDVVIASGDMDTLQLVEGKRVQVYTLKKGLNDTILYDEKAVGERFGFPPALIPDFKGLRGDPSDNIIGIPGVGEKTATELIINFGTIENMYKLLKKSGGAPFLEKGVKARTVELLREHEEDAIFSKMLATIRLDAPCEFSLSDCAWPGEAKIEDLTKLFDELGFRTLRERVKALFAGQAVSKEEAGEAPPEEREKPAEEVDPASFERAQVMLWLLASDSTNPTLEDMYAYTKKDTFDEAYAALESRLAEEEKLKEVYEKIERPLTAVIRNMETRGVLISREVLEDLRSRYQSELDAIKAKIYQHAGHEFNISSPKQLGDVLFDELKLTQGGGKRQKLTAGGQRSTRESELEKLAGEHPIIADILEYREVGKLLSTYIEALPPLLDTEDRLHADFLQTGTTTGRMASQNPNLQNIPIRTERGRNVRKAFLATPGFSLVALDYSQIELRIAAFLSGDEKLCGIFRNGRDVHTEVAARVFGVEAGAVDREMRRRAKIINFGILYGMGVNALKTQLGTSSAEAHRFYDDYFAQFTGLAEYLERTRGFARKHGYTETYFGRRRQFSGMKSTLPYVRAQAERMAINAPIQGTSADIIKRAMVEADEMIRAEGMAEQAYLLLQVHDELVYEIREEHAREVGAKICRIMESVLTSKETNGVPLSVDTKFGKNWGEMEPS from the coding sequence ATGGCTAACGCGAAACAACCGGGAAGCGGCAAGAAGCGCCTCGTTCTCCTTGATGCGCATGCGATTATTCACCGCGCGTACCATGCGCTTCCCGAGTTCACAGGCCCCTCGGGCGAGCCGACCGGCGCGCTCTATGGCGTCGTCACCATGCTCCTCAAGATCGTCGCGGACTTGAAGCCCGACTATATCGCCGCCTGCTACGACCTCCCGAAGCCCACCCACCGCCACGAGGCGTATGAGCAGTACAAAGGAAAGCGCGCGGAGATAGACCAGAACCTGATACTTCAGCTGCAGCGCTCGCGCGACCTGTTCAAGGCATTCGATATTCCCATATATGAGAAAGAAGGATTCGAAGCCGACGACCTTCTCGGCACCATCAGCCATCTCCTCAAAAAGAATAACGACGTCGACGTTGTTATCGCCTCGGGCGACATGGATACGCTGCAGCTTGTCGAAGGGAAGCGGGTCCAGGTCTATACGCTCAAGAAAGGATTAAACGACACCATTCTCTATGACGAGAAGGCGGTCGGGGAGCGCTTCGGCTTTCCGCCCGCGCTCATTCCCGATTTCAAGGGGCTCCGGGGCGATCCCTCGGACAACATCATCGGCATCCCGGGGGTGGGCGAGAAGACCGCGACCGAACTCATCATCAACTTCGGCACGATCGAGAACATGTACAAGCTGCTTAAGAAAAGCGGGGGAGCGCCGTTTCTCGAGAAGGGCGTGAAAGCGCGGACGGTCGAGCTTCTCAGGGAACATGAGGAAGACGCGATTTTTTCGAAGATGCTCGCGACCATACGGCTCGATGCGCCGTGCGAATTTTCTCTCTCCGACTGTGCCTGGCCCGGGGAAGCGAAGATCGAAGACCTCACCAAGCTTTTCGACGAGCTCGGCTTCCGGACGCTTCGCGAGCGGGTGAAGGCGCTGTTTGCCGGGCAGGCGGTTTCGAAGGAAGAAGCTGGCGAAGCTCCGCCGGAAGAACGCGAGAAGCCCGCGGAAGAGGTAGATCCGGCCAGTTTCGAACGCGCGCAGGTCATGCTCTGGCTTCTCGCCTCCGACTCGACGAACCCGACGCTCGAGGACATGTATGCGTATACAAAGAAGGATACGTTCGACGAGGCATACGCGGCGCTTGAGAGCCGCCTTGCGGAAGAAGAAAAACTAAAGGAAGTGTACGAGAAGATAGAAAGGCCGCTGACCGCCGTCATACGGAATATGGAAACGCGCGGCGTCCTTATCTCGCGCGAAGTGCTTGAGGACCTCCGAAGCCGCTATCAAAGCGAACTTGATGCCATTAAAGCGAAGATATACCAGCATGCGGGACACGAATTCAATATCAGCTCGCCCAAGCAGCTCGGCGACGTGCTCTTCGACGAGCTCAAGCTCACCCAAGGCGGCGGCAAGCGCCAGAAACTCACGGCAGGCGGTCAGCGCTCGACGCGCGAGAGCGAGCTCGAGAAGCTCGCCGGGGAACACCCGATCATCGCGGATATCCTCGAGTATCGGGAAGTGGGGAAGCTTCTGTCGACGTACATCGAAGCGCTCCCGCCTTTGCTTGATACGGAAGACCGCCTCCATGCGGACTTCCTCCAGACCGGAACGACGACCGGGCGCATGGCGTCCCAGAACCCGAACCTGCAGAACATTCCGATACGCACCGAAAGGGGCAGGAACGTGCGGAAAGCTTTTCTCGCGACGCCAGGCTTCTCGCTCGTCGCGCTCGACTATTCGCAGATCGAGCTTCGCATCGCGGCGTTTCTGTCGGGCGACGAGAAACTCTGCGGGATCTTCAGGAACGGGCGAGACGTGCACACGGAAGTGGCCGCACGTGTTTTCGGCGTCGAAGCCGGCGCGGTCGATCGCGAGATGCGCCGCCGCGCGAAGATCATCAACTTCGGCATCCTCTACGGTATGGGCGTGAACGCGCTTAAGACCCAGCTCGGTACTTCAAGTGCCGAGGCGCACCGCTTCTATGACGACTATTTCGCCCAGTTCACGGGCCTTGCCGAGTATCTCGAGCGCACAAGAGGGTTTGCGAGAAAGCACGGATACACCGAGACGTATTTCGGCCGCCGCCGGCAGTTTTCGGGCATGAAGTCGACGCTTCCGTACGTACGCGCGCAGGCGGAACGCATGGCCATAAACGCGCCGATACAGGGAACGTCCGCGGACATCATCAAGCGGGCGATGGTCGAAGCAGACGAGATGATACGGGCGGAAGGGATGGCGGAGCAGGCATATCTCCTGCTTCAGGTACACGACGAACTCGTGTATGAGATACGGGAGGAGCACGCCAGGGAGGTCGGCGCGAAGATCTGCCGCATCATGGAGTCCGTCCTCACGAGCAAGGAGACGAACGGCGTGCCGCTTTCGGTCGACACCAAGTTCGGCAAAAACTGGGGCGAGATGGAACCATCATGA